In Halorubrum sp. BV1, the following proteins share a genomic window:
- a CDS encoding Hsp20/alpha crystallin family protein, translating into MTRRDPFDEIDDLLDRMGREFEELGETFGAPGPTGGPDLFGARNPPVDVLEDDDALTVLVDLPGFDDDDIDVELREDALTVAATREETSEAASDATPIDAADESAADESAADDDAAAERDDPTVRYHRRERRGRSVSRTIRLPEPVERAEATAAYDDGVLTVTLPKRSASDAGGRRIDVN; encoded by the coding sequence ATGACACGACGCGATCCCTTCGACGAGATCGACGACCTGCTCGACCGAATGGGGCGCGAGTTCGAGGAGCTCGGCGAGACGTTCGGAGCGCCCGGTCCGACGGGAGGCCCCGACCTGTTCGGCGCTCGGAATCCGCCCGTGGACGTGCTCGAAGACGACGACGCGCTCACCGTCCTCGTTGATCTCCCCGGATTCGACGACGACGATATCGACGTCGAACTCCGGGAGGACGCGCTCACCGTCGCGGCCACGCGGGAAGAAACGAGCGAGGCGGCGAGCGACGCCACACCGATCGACGCCGCAGATGAGAGCGCCGCAGACGAGAGCGCCGCAGACGACGACGCGGCGGCCGAAAGAGACGATCCGACCGTCCGATACCATCGGCGCGAGCGTCGCGGCCGGTCAGTGTCCCGAACGATACGCCTCCCCGAGCCGGTCGAACGCGCCGAGGCGACGGCCGCTTATGACGACGGAGTGCTCACAGTCACCCTCCCGAAGCGGTCGGCATCCGACGCCGGCGGCCGCCGCATCGACGTGAACTGA
- a CDS encoding type IV pilin translates to MRPNSPPDPTRTDTRERRLRRRWPRRPRRPRRPRSDRGTAPVAGILLLAITVVLAGGVVAAAMDAPPEPAPTAMVSLSVTDDTVTFIHRGGDPLDVTELTVRVRVDGEPLARQPSLPFFSAAGFRPGPSGAFNTAGENVLQAGDTASFRVAGTNRPTLEAGRTVAVELSVDGRPVASLEAVSSPG, encoded by the coding sequence GTGCGACCCAACAGCCCGCCGGACCCAACGCGGACAGACACCCGTGAGCGTCGTCTCCGTCGACGATGGCCACGACGGCCACGACGGCCGCGGCGACCGCGCTCGGACCGCGGCACCGCGCCGGTCGCGGGCATCCTGCTGCTCGCGATCACCGTCGTGCTCGCGGGCGGCGTCGTCGCGGCCGCGATGGACGCGCCGCCGGAGCCCGCACCGACGGCGATGGTGTCGCTTTCGGTGACCGACGATACGGTCACGTTCATCCACCGCGGCGGCGACCCGCTCGACGTGACCGAGCTGACGGTTCGCGTCCGCGTCGACGGCGAACCGCTCGCCAGACAGCCGTCGCTCCCGTTCTTCTCGGCGGCCGGATTCCGCCCGGGACCGTCCGGAGCGTTCAACACCGCTGGAGAGAACGTCCTGCAGGCCGGCGATACGGCCTCGTTCCGCGTGGCGGGGACGAACCGGCCGACGCTCGAAGCGGGACGGACCGTCGCGGTCGAACTCTCGGTCGACGGACGGCCGGTCGCGTCGCTTGAGGCGGTGTCGTCTCCGGGGTGA
- a CDS encoding methyltransferase domain-containing protein yields the protein MGILEDKSNARLFYKYLSKVYDQVNRFNWTEEMRSEALSWLEFGDDPKVLDVGCGTGFGTEGLLDHADDVHGLDQSVHQMEKAFEKFGKRDRVNFYRGDAERLPFRDDAFDIVWSSGSIEYWPNPVAGLRELRRVAKPGGQVLVVGPDYPHNRVLQRLADAIMLFYDEAEADRMFEAAGYESFEHHIQQATPRSPRAITTVAHVPDE from the coding sequence ATGGGGATCCTCGAGGACAAGTCGAACGCCCGCCTGTTCTACAAGTACCTCTCGAAGGTGTACGACCAGGTCAATCGGTTCAACTGGACCGAGGAGATGCGGTCGGAGGCGCTCTCGTGGCTGGAGTTCGGCGACGACCCGAAAGTGCTCGACGTCGGCTGCGGCACCGGGTTCGGCACCGAGGGCCTGCTCGACCACGCCGACGACGTGCACGGGCTCGACCAGAGCGTCCACCAGATGGAGAAGGCCTTCGAGAAGTTCGGGAAACGCGACCGCGTGAACTTCTACCGCGGCGACGCCGAGCGGCTTCCCTTCCGCGATGACGCCTTCGATATCGTCTGGTCGTCCGGCTCGATCGAGTACTGGCCCAACCCCGTCGCAGGGCTTCGAGAGCTTCGCCGCGTCGCGAAGCCGGGCGGGCAAGTCCTCGTCGTCGGTCCCGACTACCCGCACAACCGCGTGCTCCAGCGGCTCGCCGACGCGATCATGCTGTTTTACGACGAGGCGGAAGCCGACCGGATGTTCGAGGCGGCGGGCTACGAGTCGTTCGAACACCACATCCAGCAGGCGACCCCGAGAAGTCCGCGCGCGATCACGACCGTCGCGCACGTCCCCGACGAGTAG
- a CDS encoding DUF6663 family protein, translating into MDPTTSGRFRVHDRRPRPDIEGADDEAGEESDTDSDDEEFVLVEHADGPVDPTEPGAADRFDPLYATAEGYDGDLADRVASLEPGYVVDATLAWTDGSARFADVEVVRETRFRYADAVDGMFEAAVDAWRSLRADGEAVGSVTTRSNDGDPNGALYLFADGPGTDTFDDLRAGRLPVEPLVARVNASRGDDDPREVFVLAPADHAFVAVYVVFDRDSVLARTVRDTYGLGSGLAAGLESGVPDTAKAGEDDTAGADGDFDALDRL; encoded by the coding sequence ATGGATCCGACGACGAGCGGCCGGTTCCGCGTCCACGACCGCCGCCCGCGGCCGGACATCGAGGGAGCCGACGACGAGGCCGGTGAGGAGTCCGACACGGACAGCGACGACGAGGAGTTCGTCCTCGTCGAACACGCGGACGGTCCCGTCGATCCGACCGAACCGGGCGCTGCCGACCGGTTCGACCCCCTGTACGCGACCGCCGAGGGGTACGACGGCGACCTCGCGGACCGCGTGGCGTCGCTTGAACCCGGCTACGTCGTCGACGCGACGCTGGCGTGGACGGACGGGTCCGCGCGCTTCGCGGACGTCGAGGTCGTCCGCGAGACCCGATTCCGCTACGCCGACGCGGTCGACGGCATGTTCGAGGCGGCCGTCGACGCGTGGCGGTCGCTCCGCGCGGACGGCGAGGCCGTCGGGTCGGTCACCACTCGGTCGAACGACGGCGACCCGAACGGGGCGCTCTACCTGTTCGCCGACGGCCCGGGAACAGACACCTTCGACGACCTGCGGGCCGGGCGACTCCCGGTCGAACCCCTCGTCGCGCGGGTGAACGCCTCGCGCGGCGACGACGATCCCCGCGAGGTGTTCGTGCTCGCTCCCGCCGACCACGCGTTCGTCGCGGTCTACGTCGTTTTCGACCGGGACAGCGTGCTCGCACGGACGGTCCGTGACACCTACGGACTGGGTTCGGGACTGGCGGCGGGACTCGAGTCGGGCGTCCCCGACACGGCGAAGGCGGGCGAGGACGACACGGCGGGCGCGGACGGCGACTTCGACGCGCTCGATCGATTGTAG
- a CDS encoding C-terminal binding protein yields the protein MFRVVLSAFPMIDPETYRATFAERVDEPVTVEVAELGSTERLIEAASDADAVVTDIDTPVTAEALSRLDLSVVARAAVGVDNVDVAAAAERGVTVTRVPDYCTDEVATHSVSLFLACLRSLKRYDDDVADGGWSWEAGRPVNRVSASTIGLLSFGPIARRAAERFASFDADLVAHDPFVEDERMTDRGVEPVDFDALFERADHVAVYAPLTEATRGIVDADALAKLGPHSVLVNVGRGPVVDADALLDALEAGAITGAGLDVLAEEPPTADPLVGRDDTIVTPHAAWYSEEARDDLNRSAAADVAAALTGETPPGRVDPDADWL from the coding sequence ATGTTTCGCGTCGTGCTGTCGGCGTTCCCGATGATCGATCCGGAGACGTACCGAGCGACGTTCGCCGAGCGCGTCGACGAACCGGTCACCGTCGAGGTTGCCGAGCTGGGTTCGACGGAGCGGCTGATCGAGGCCGCGAGCGACGCCGACGCTGTCGTGACAGACATCGACACACCGGTCACAGCCGAGGCGCTCTCCCGGCTCGACCTCTCCGTCGTCGCGCGGGCCGCAGTGGGCGTCGACAACGTCGACGTCGCGGCCGCGGCCGAGCGCGGTGTCACGGTCACCCGCGTTCCCGACTACTGCACCGACGAGGTGGCGACCCACTCGGTGTCGCTGTTTCTGGCCTGCCTCCGGTCGCTGAAGCGGTATGACGACGACGTCGCCGACGGCGGATGGAGCTGGGAGGCCGGTCGTCCGGTCAACCGCGTGAGCGCCTCGACTATCGGACTGCTCTCTTTCGGCCCCATCGCCCGCCGAGCGGCCGAGCGGTTCGCGAGCTTCGACGCCGATCTCGTCGCGCACGACCCCTTCGTCGAGGACGAGCGGATGACCGACCGCGGCGTCGAGCCGGTCGACTTCGACGCGCTGTTCGAGCGCGCGGACCACGTCGCCGTGTACGCGCCCCTAACGGAGGCCACCCGCGGGATCGTCGACGCCGACGCGCTCGCGAAGCTCGGCCCGCATTCGGTGCTCGTCAACGTGGGACGCGGGCCGGTCGTCGACGCCGACGCCCTGCTCGACGCCTTGGAGGCCGGCGCGATCACGGGGGCGGGCCTCGACGTGCTGGCCGAAGAGCCCCCGACTGCGGACCCGCTCGTCGGCCGAGACGACACGATCGTCACGCCGCACGCGGCGTGGTACAGCGAGGAGGCCCGCGACGATCTGAACCGGAGCGCGGCCGCCGATGTCGCGGCCGCGCTCACCGGCGAGACGCCGCCGGGACGGGTCGATCCGGACGCCGACTGGCTCTGA
- a CDS encoding helix-turn-helix domain-containing protein, with product MEGTQTEGLDDLPPSAKLVFKVLEYNGPLTQKGIVQESMLSARTVRYALERLEGIGVVDEDVYFADARQNLYKLTEPAEEFTGDECDASCTAD from the coding sequence ATGGAAGGAACCCAGACGGAGGGGCTCGACGACCTCCCGCCGAGCGCCAAACTCGTCTTCAAGGTGCTCGAATACAACGGCCCGCTGACGCAGAAGGGGATCGTTCAGGAGTCGATGCTCTCCGCGCGAACGGTCCGGTACGCCCTCGAACGGTTGGAAGGAATCGGGGTCGTCGACGAAGACGTCTACTTCGCCGACGCGAGACAGAACCTCTACAAGCTCACGGAGCCCGCCGAGGAGTTCACGGGCGACGAGTGCGACGCGTCCTGTACCGCCGACTAG
- a CDS encoding ribosome biogenesis/translation initiation ATPase RLI gives MADDSIAVVDLDRCQPDRCNYECANYCPPNRTGKECITERGEDAVEGDPDQIHISEEICLGETCGICVEKCPFDAIEIINLPSELDEDPVHRYGDNAFSLYGLPTPEPGTVTGILGPNGIGKSTAVHALAGETVPNLGDHERDGEWDRVLDRFRGTGLQNYLESVKTGDVTVARKPQYVDQIPNQFDGNTRELLERTDERGALDDLVDRLNIRPVMDQDIDSISGGELQRVAIAACLARDADFYFLDEITPYLDIGQRMIVARLIRELADDDAAERSMLVVEHDLAILDLLADTLHVAYGEPGAYGVVTDPKSVRNGINEYLKGYLDNENMRIRPSAITFEEHAPRVASRSQTLVEYPDLSKSYGDGEFELHVEGGEINRSEVLGVVGPNGIGKSTLAKLFTGDLEPDSGTLDFALDISYKPQYIDIDQPMRVDAFLSSITDQFGSSYWNTEIAQPLQLDRVMEQNLADLSGGERQRVAIAACLSDDADLYLLDEPSAHLDVEQRVRATTAIRRYAENHDATVMVIDHDIYMIDLLADRLMVFDGEPAERGRASPPQEMRDGMNEFLADLDITFRRDERTGRPRINKPGSQLDSKQKRDGEYYYSG, from the coding sequence ATGGCCGACGACAGCATCGCCGTCGTCGACCTCGATCGGTGCCAGCCCGATCGGTGTAACTACGAGTGTGCGAACTACTGTCCCCCGAATCGCACGGGCAAAGAGTGCATCACCGAGCGCGGCGAGGACGCGGTCGAGGGCGACCCGGACCAGATTCACATCTCCGAGGAGATCTGCCTCGGTGAGACCTGTGGGATCTGCGTCGAGAAGTGCCCGTTCGACGCGATCGAGATCATCAACCTACCCTCGGAGCTTGATGAGGATCCGGTTCATCGCTACGGCGACAACGCCTTCTCGCTGTACGGACTGCCGACGCCAGAGCCCGGCACCGTCACCGGAATTTTGGGGCCGAACGGGATCGGGAAATCGACCGCAGTCCACGCGCTCGCCGGCGAGACGGTTCCGAATCTCGGGGATCACGAGCGAGACGGCGAGTGGGACCGCGTGCTCGATCGGTTCCGCGGCACGGGCCTCCAGAACTACCTAGAATCGGTGAAGACAGGCGATGTCACGGTCGCCCGCAAACCGCAGTACGTCGACCAGATACCAAATCAGTTCGACGGGAACACCCGCGAGCTGTTGGAGCGCACCGACGAGCGCGGCGCGCTCGACGACCTCGTCGACCGGCTGAACATCCGGCCGGTGATGGACCAAGACATCGACTCGATCTCCGGCGGCGAGCTACAGCGCGTCGCGATCGCGGCGTGTCTCGCGCGTGACGCCGACTTCTACTTCCTCGACGAGATCACGCCCTACTTAGACATCGGTCAGCGGATGATCGTCGCCCGGCTCATCCGCGAACTCGCGGACGACGACGCGGCCGAGCGCTCGATGCTCGTGGTCGAACACGATCTGGCCATCCTGGATCTGCTCGCCGACACCCTCCACGTCGCGTACGGTGAGCCCGGCGCGTACGGCGTCGTCACCGACCCCAAGTCGGTCCGAAACGGGATAAACGAGTATCTGAAAGGGTATCTCGACAACGAGAACATGCGGATCCGCCCCTCTGCAATCACCTTCGAGGAGCACGCGCCGCGTGTCGCCTCGCGCAGCCAGACGCTGGTGGAGTACCCGGACCTGTCGAAGTCCTACGGCGACGGAGAGTTCGAACTCCACGTCGAGGGCGGCGAGATCAACCGGTCGGAAGTGCTCGGCGTCGTCGGACCGAACGGGATCGGAAAGTCGACGCTCGCGAAGCTGTTCACGGGCGATCTGGAACCCGACTCGGGCACGCTCGATTTCGCACTCGACATCTCGTACAAGCCGCAGTACATCGACATCGACCAGCCGATGCGCGTCGACGCGTTCCTCTCCTCGATCACCGACCAGTTCGGCTCGTCGTACTGGAACACGGAGATCGCCCAGCCGCTCCAGCTCGACCGCGTAATGGAGCAGAACCTCGCGGACCTGTCTGGCGGCGAGCGTCAGCGCGTCGCGATCGCGGCGTGTCTCTCCGACGACGCCGACCTCTACCTGCTCGACGAGCCCTCCGCGCACCTCGACGTCGAACAGCGCGTGCGGGCGACGACCGCGATCCGCCGGTACGCCGAGAACCACGACGCGACGGTGATGGTGATCGACCACGACATCTACATGATCGATCTGCTGGCCGACCGGCTGATGGTGTTCGACGGCGAGCCGGCCGAACGCGGTCGGGCGTCGCCGCCCCAAGAGATGCGCGACGGCATGAACGAGTTCCTCGCAGATCTGGACATCACGTTCCGCCGCGACGAGCGGACTGGCCGTCCCCGGATCAACAAGCCGGGATCGCAACTCGACAGCAAGCAGAAGCGCGACGGCGAGTACTACTACTCCGGGTGA
- a CDS encoding HAH_0734 family protein: MQHLIIRGDPGIRRDAVIEYEGEELVCFGINVQGGWHGPDEPQLWCTVGTEDEREAYDKREYVPHWLDVDSVDAADVDVLSEKGELAV; this comes from the coding sequence ATGCAACACCTCATCATTCGCGGCGACCCCGGGATCCGGCGGGATGCGGTGATCGAGTACGAGGGCGAGGAGCTGGTCTGTTTCGGTATCAACGTGCAGGGCGGCTGGCACGGTCCCGACGAGCCGCAGCTCTGGTGCACCGTCGGCACCGAAGACGAGCGCGAGGCCTACGACAAACGCGAGTACGTCCCCCACTGGCTCGACGTCGATTCCGTCGACGCGGCCGACGTCGACGTCCTGAGTGAAAAGGGCGAACTCGCGGTCTAA
- a CDS encoding L-threonylcarbamoyladenylate synthase: MTDDSDDSDAPDARDDPVTRGGGRLDADVRRAAAAAADGDLVVYPTETVYGLGGDALDPDAVERVFELKGRDRKDPLSLGVASVDAALRYTRPTEFAVAFARAFLPGPVTVVVERGDAVPDALTAGRDRVGIRVPDHPVARALLDSAGPLTATSANVSGTGSVTHPADLDDRIREGVAAVVDDGETPGTESTVVDPDAGTVHRRGAMAGAIEAWLDDPPVEE, translated from the coding sequence GTGACAGACGACAGCGACGACAGCGACGCCCCCGACGCTCGCGACGACCCCGTTACGCGCGGCGGTGGCCGCCTCGACGCCGACGTTCGACGCGCGGCCGCGGCGGCGGCCGACGGCGACCTCGTCGTCTACCCGACGGAAACCGTGTACGGACTCGGCGGCGACGCGCTCGACCCCGACGCGGTCGAGCGGGTGTTCGAACTCAAGGGCCGCGACAGGAAGGACCCCCTCTCGCTCGGCGTCGCGAGCGTCGACGCCGCGCTACGATACACTCGGCCGACGGAGTTCGCCGTCGCCTTCGCCCGCGCGTTCCTCCCGGGGCCGGTGACGGTCGTCGTCGAGCGCGGCGACGCGGTCCCGGACGCGCTCACCGCCGGCCGCGACCGCGTCGGGATCAGGGTGCCGGACCACCCGGTCGCACGCGCCCTCCTCGATTCCGCCGGCCCGCTCACCGCCACGAGCGCGAACGTCTCCGGCACCGGCAGCGTCACCCACCCCGCCGACCTCGACGATCGAATTCGCGAGGGCGTCGCCGCGGTCGTCGACGACGGCGAGACGCCCGGCACGGAGAGCACCGTGGTCGACCCGGACGCGGGGACGGTCCACCGCCGCGGCGCGATGGCCGGCGCTATCGAGGCGTGGCTCGACGACCCGCCGGTAGAAGAGTAG